The Corynebacterium sp. SCR221107 genome includes the window ATGTTGTGGCACACGCGGGAGCGGGCGGACTCGCCGCCGATCTTGGCCACGATGTCCTTGAACTTCTGGCGATCCTCGCCACGCTCGATGGCCTCGATGTCGGCGCCGATCAGCTCCACGCCATACTTCTTCAGCGAGCCCCGGCGGTCGAGCTGGATCGCTGCGTTCAAAGCGGTCTGGCCACCGAGGGTAGCCAGAACGGCGTCGATCGGGTGGCCCTGCTCGATCTCCTTTTCGAAGATCTTTTCAATGTATTCCGGCTGGATCGGCTCCACATAGGTGTGGTCGGCGAACTCCGGGTCGGTCATAATGGTCGCCGGGTTGGAGTTGATGAGGGTGACTCGCAGCCCCTCCTCCTTGAGCACCCGGCAGGCCTGGGTACCGGAATAGTCGAACTCGCATGCCTGGCCGATCACGATGGGACCGGAACCGATAACCAGGACGTGGTTGATGTCAGTGCGCTTTGGCATAAGTTTCTTCTAGCTCCTGGTCTTACTTGTTCGCAGCCTTGACGGACTGCATGAGTTCAATGAACTGGTCGAACAGTGGGTTGGCATCGTGCGGGCCGGCGGCGGCCTCCGGGTGATATTGCACCGAGTAGGCCAAACCATTCTTCAAGGCCACACCCTCGACTGTTCCGTCGTTGAGGCAGGTGTGGGTGACCTGGGCGGTGCCAAACGGGGTCTCGAATTCCTTGCCAGCCTCACCCTTGAGGGCGAATCCGTGATTCTGGGCGGTGATGTCGATCTTGCCCGTCACATGGTTAAGCACCGGCACGTTGATGCCGCGGTGGCCGAACTTCATCTTGTAGGTTTCCAGCCCGAGCGCGCGACCCAAGATTTGGTTGCCGAAGCAGATGCCGAACAATGGCAGCTTCGCGGCAAGGATCTCGCGAACGATGCCCACCATCACATCAGCGGTGGCCGGGTCGCCAGGACCGTTGGAGATGAACACGCCATCCGGGTTGAAGGACTGGATCTTTTCGTAAGGCGTATTAGCGGGAACGACCACGGTCTTGATGCCGCGGGCGGCAAAGTTGCGCGGGGTGTTCGTCTTGATACCCATGTCGTAGGCGACCACGGTGAAGGTTGCCTCGCCAACCGGTTCCACGACGTAGGTGTCGTCGGTGGAGACTTCGATAGCAAGATCGGATCCGGCCATAGACGGCTGGGACTTCACGATTTCAAGGAGCTCCGCATCGGGCTTATTCGCATCCTCGCCGGAGAAGACGCCTGCGGCGATGGAGCCGAAGTTGCGCAGGTGGCGCACGATGGCGCGAGTGTCAACGCCGGAGATTCCGACGATGCCCTGGGCAATCATCTCATCTTCGAGGCTGCGCTTGGCGCGCCAGTTGGACACGCGGTGGGACAGGTCGCGGATCACAAGGCCCGCCACCCAGATCTTGTCGCCGTGGGACTCGCCGTCCTCATCATTCCACCCGGTGTTGCCGATCTGCGGGGCGGTGGCCACGACGATCTGACGGTGATAAGAAGGGTCGGTCAAGGTCTCCTGGTAACCCGTCATGGCGGTGGTGAACACTGCCTCACCCAGGGTGGTGCCGGTGGCACCAAAGCTTTCTCCGCGGAACACGCGGCCGTCTGCCAATACGAGGACAGCTTCCGAACGGGGTTTGGACGTCACTGCGTCGCCTTTCTGCTGATCTTTGTGGATCGAATCTCTTGAAAGAGTTTCTTGCTCTGCGCCCACATGAGCGAGTGCATATTATTTTGTTGTCTTATTATATTGCCGAAGGGGGCGGCTGTAGAATCCACAGTCGCTGCCCCATCACGGCACTACACGCGCGGGCTTGCGGGCTGGCCGTTCTCACAGGTCACACGGCCCCGAAGCACGGTGGCCACGACCTTAGTGTCAAACTCCATACCTTCGTAGGGCGTGTTGTTTGCCTTCGAGGCCATCTCCTGGCCACTGACGACCCAGCTCTCACCCTCCTTAACCACGGTCAAGTTTGCTGGCTCCCCCACCTCGATGGGGCGGCCGTGGCCAGGCAGGCGCACGATCTGCGCAGGGCACTCGCTCATCACCTTTGCAACGAATCGCCAATCGGCAAGACCCGGCTTGACGAAGATGTCGGCGATGATCGCCAGCGAGGTCTCCAGCCCGATCATGCCTGGGCGGGCGTGCTCAAACTCGCAGCACTTGTCTTCGGAGCCATGCGGGGCGTGATCGGTGGCAACACAGTCGATGGTGCCGTCGAGCAACGCGTCACGCAGGGCGATCGTGTCGCGCTGCTCACGCAGGGGTGGATTGACGCGATACATGCCGTCATAGGTCTCGAGGCGCTCGTCGGTCAGCAGCAAGTGGTGCGGAGTGACCTCGGCGGTCATCGGGATATCGTGCTGCTTGGCCCACTTGAGCAGCTCCACGGTGCCCTCGGTCGAGGCGTGGCAAATGTGCATGCGGCTGCCATAGTCGCGGGCCAAAATGGCATCGCGGGCAACGATGGACTCTTCGGCCACGCGTGGCCAGCCGCGCAGACCGAGCCGAGCAGCAACCTCGCCTTCGTGGGCGGAGGCGCCCTCGGTCAAGCGTGGATCCTCGCAATGCTGTGCCAGCAACACATCCAAACCGCGAGCGTATTCAATAGCCCGGCGCATAATTAGGGGATTGTCCACGCATTTTCCATCATCGGAGAACATGCGAACCTTCGCCTCTGAACGGGCCATCATGCCCAGCTCCGTAATTTGCTTGCCCTCCAAGCCCTTGGTGATGGATCCGACAGGGTGCACATCGCAGAGGTTGATGTCTTGCCCCTTGTGCCAGACGGACTCAGCGATGATCGGCTGGTCCATGACCGGCTGCGTGTTTGCCATCGTAAACACAGCGGTAAATCCGCCCTTGGCCGCAGCAGCCGAACCCGTGGCGATCGTTTCTGTGTCTTCCCGACCAGGCTCGCGCAGGTGAACGTGCATGTCCACCAGTCCCGGAAGTAGCACTCCTCCTTGTCCGTCGACGTAGCGGTCGGCTTCTAAGACCTCGGTGCCAATCTCGGTGATAACACCGTCAGTCACCAGCACGTTGATTGGATCTCCCTCTCCATAGGGACGAACGTTGGTGATGAGGAGGGAACCTGACTCTACTGGCGCTAAGTGTCCGGTGGCTGGGTAGTTAGTTTCGTTGTTGGACATCGGTGTGATCCGTTTCCTTCCTAGTCCAGTTCTTGAATTCCGGGCTAGAAGCCTGGGGTGTCGGTAGATGCGATGAGGCTAAACAGCACGGCCATACGGGTGAATACACCGTTGTGAACCTGCTGCAGCACGGCGGTGCGCGGGGCATCGGCAACTTGGAAGTTGATTTCCATACCTCGCAGCATGGGGCCTGGGTGCATGACGATGGCGGAATCTTTGAGCTTGGATTCTCGTTCGGCGGACATGCCGTAGAGAGCGGCATATTCGCGATGCGTGGGGAAGAAACCGCCATGCATGCGCTCTTGCTGGACACGCAGCATCATGACCACGTCGGCGTCGTAGATCTCTGCATCCATGTCGTAGGAGTAGCTCACCGGCCAGTTTTCCACGCCTGCGGGCAGCAGCGTCGGAGGTCCAACGAGCACGATCTCGGCGCCCAGCTTGGACAGGAGGTCCACGTTGGAGCGCACGACTCGTGAGTGCAGGCAGTCACCGACGATGACGACCTTCTTGCCTCCCACATTGCCAATGCGCTGGCGCATGGTTACAGCATCCAGCAGTGCCTGAGTCGGATGCTGATGCGCGCCATCGCCAGCGTTGATCACGGAAGGTCCCTCGCCGCCGGGGGCGACCCATTCGGCTAGCTGCTGGGCCGCGCCCGAAGACGGGTGTCGAATGATGATGGCGTCAGCACCGATGGCGGTGAGCGTCAAGCCGGTGTCCTTGAGAGACTCGCCCTTCTTCACCGAAGAGGAAGAAGCGGAGATATTGATGACGTCCGCACTCATCCACTTACCGGCGGTCTCGAACGAGGAGCGCGTGCGTGTGGAGTTCTCATAGAAAAGCGTGAAGATCGTGCGTCCCCGCAGGGTCGGCAGCTTCTTGAGTTCGCGACCTTCGATGGCCTCGCGGAAACGATCCGCTTCGTCCATGAGCTCGAGGATTTCATCTTTGGACAGATCGGCGATGGAGAGTAGGTGCTTCACGGTACTCTCACTCCCCCTTCTTCATGAGCAGTACTGCGTCGCGGCCGTCGATGGCCTTGTTAAGCACGGTTACGTCTTCAGTGCGTGCTGTTGGGATATTCTTGCCCACATAGTCGGCGCGGATGGGCAGTTGCCGATGCCCACGATCGACGAGGACGGCGAGCTGAATTTGCTCGGGGCGACCGATGTCACGCAGCGCGTCGAGGGCTGCACGGATGGTGCGACCGGAATACAGCACGTCATCTACCAGAATGACGGTTGCTTGGTCGATGCCGCCCTGCGGAATGGTGGTCGGCTGGAGAGCGCGATGGGGCTTTCCGCGAAGATCATCGCGGTACAAGGTGATGTCGATCGAGCCGGTCGGGACTTCAACGCCCGTGAACTCGGCGATCTTTGCGGCTAGGTCTGCGGCCAGTGGAACCCCACCCGAGGGAATTCCTAGAAGGACAACGCGGGATGCGTCACCGGAATCGAGGGCCGTCTTTTCAATAATCTGGTGCGCGATGCGTGCAACGGTACGTGAGACGTCGTCGCTGCTTAGCAGTTCGACGGACTCGACGCTGTTATCGCTCATCGTGACCTCCTTCCCCGCCTCTCTGTGCGGTCCGTTAAAGGATGTCGACCCCTCCCCGAAAGGGAGGAATGAACACGAAATTGCTGTTCTAAACCAAATTTTTCAAAGCGCGTCCGCTCCACGCCACGTTGTAATAAAAAGTCGTGCAAGCACAAGACTTTAGTCATCGAGCGGTTGGGCATTGGAAGACGAACTCACCTTAGTCGCCTAGCTTATCAGCCTTTGGGGCACTGTGAGAACAACAAATGCCCGGAATGCAGATGCCTACACCCGCGTCGGGGTGGTTCGGTGGCCGCCAATCACCGACTGGTTCCCTTACTCGGCCCTTCACGGGCGAGGCCAACCGTGCGCGGCTGCGCCTTTGTGTGAATTACTGCGGACTTAACAACGATGCGCGGGTGCCACATTCCTTTCCCCACCATGCTAAACCAGCACTGCTCGGTCATTACCTAACTTCCCTGCCTCCCGATTTCATAGTTTTCCCGCTAATACCGCCCCTGGTTTCATCTCATT containing:
- the carA gene encoding glutamine-hydrolyzing carbamoyl-phosphate synthase small subunit, producing MTSKPRSEAVLVLADGRVFRGESFGATGTTLGEAVFTTAMTGYQETLTDPSYHRQIVVATAPQIGNTGWNDEDGESHGDKIWVAGLVIRDLSHRVSNWRAKRSLEDEMIAQGIVGISGVDTRAIVRHLRNFGSIAAGVFSGEDANKPDAELLEIVKSQPSMAGSDLAIEVSTDDTYVVEPVGEATFTVVAYDMGIKTNTPRNFAARGIKTVVVPANTPYEKIQSFNPDGVFISNGPGDPATADVMVGIVREILAAKLPLFGICFGNQILGRALGLETYKMKFGHRGINVPVLNHVTGKIDITAQNHGFALKGEAGKEFETPFGTAQVTHTCLNDGTVEGVALKNGLAYSVQYHPEAAAGPHDANPLFDQFIELMQSVKAANK
- a CDS encoding dihydroorotase, which translates into the protein MSNNETNYPATGHLAPVESGSLLITNVRPYGEGDPINVLVTDGVITEIGTEVLEADRYVDGQGGVLLPGLVDMHVHLREPGREDTETIATGSAAAAKGGFTAVFTMANTQPVMDQPIIAESVWHKGQDINLCDVHPVGSITKGLEGKQITELGMMARSEAKVRMFSDDGKCVDNPLIMRRAIEYARGLDVLLAQHCEDPRLTEGASAHEGEVAARLGLRGWPRVAEESIVARDAILARDYGSRMHICHASTEGTVELLKWAKQHDIPMTAEVTPHHLLLTDERLETYDGMYRVNPPLREQRDTIALRDALLDGTIDCVATDHAPHGSEDKCCEFEHARPGMIGLETSLAIIADIFVKPGLADWRFVAKVMSECPAQIVRLPGHGRPIEVGEPANLTVVKEGESWVVSGQEMASKANNTPYEGMEFDTKVVATVLRGRVTCENGQPASPRV
- a CDS encoding aspartate carbamoyltransferase catalytic subunit; its protein translation is MKHLLSIADLSKDEILELMDEADRFREAIEGRELKKLPTLRGRTIFTLFYENSTRTRSSFETAGKWMSADVINISASSSSVKKGESLKDTGLTLTAIGADAIIIRHPSSGAAQQLAEWVAPGGEGPSVINAGDGAHQHPTQALLDAVTMRQRIGNVGGKKVVIVGDCLHSRVVRSNVDLLSKLGAEIVLVGPPTLLPAGVENWPVSYSYDMDAEIYDADVVMMLRVQQERMHGGFFPTHREYAALYGMSAERESKLKDSAIVMHPGPMLRGMEINFQVADAPRTAVLQQVHNGVFTRMAVLFSLIASTDTPGF
- the pyrR gene encoding bifunctional pyr operon transcriptional regulator/uracil phosphoribosyltransferase PyrR, translated to MSDNSVESVELLSSDDVSRTVARIAHQIIEKTALDSGDASRVVLLGIPSGGVPLAADLAAKIAEFTGVEVPTGSIDITLYRDDLRGKPHRALQPTTIPQGGIDQATVILVDDVLYSGRTIRAALDALRDIGRPEQIQLAVLVDRGHRQLPIRADYVGKNIPTARTEDVTVLNKAIDGRDAVLLMKKGE